A region of Mammaliicoccus sp. Dog046 DNA encodes the following proteins:
- a CDS encoding nuclease-related domain-containing protein, with translation MNQSLYFKALDNRLDDTHLHRDMYRQMKGVEGESKIAHILKQIPDLNYLNNVAFNIKNRIQIDFIIVDDEHIFHLEVKHYKGDYHIIDGQMKNEFGNIFDTPFKQMNRAAHELQLLTHELNITRPILSYLIFTNPTFTLHTEIPNRKQVFLPTELHKIPRLFKNFRSRENKEILNKIKTQQQDFSNIYPEINIPFEQIKPGLRCPHCRKIGHIQIDARMRYGFCLYCSTQTSRQKLYLDNLLELHILKREPFTLNDAERWCGGNKWAIRKLCNKHFKRKGQHTIQYFT, from the coding sequence ATGAACCAATCCTTATATTTTAAAGCATTAGATAATCGACTCGACGACACTCATTTACATCGTGATATGTATCGGCAAATGAAAGGCGTCGAAGGTGAAAGTAAAATCGCACATATTTTAAAACAAATACCCGATTTAAACTATTTGAACAACGTCGCTTTCAATATTAAAAATCGTATTCAAATCGATTTTATAATTGTTGACGACGAACACATTTTTCATTTAGAAGTAAAACATTATAAAGGCGATTATCATATTATTGATGGTCAAATGAAAAATGAATTCGGAAACATCTTCGACACACCATTTAAACAAATGAATCGAGCAGCACACGAGTTACAATTACTCACCCATGAATTAAACATCACTCGGCCAATCTTATCCTATCTTATTTTTACAAACCCAACATTTACACTTCACACAGAAATCCCAAATAGAAAGCAAGTCTTCCTTCCAACAGAACTACACAAAATTCCACGATTATTCAAAAACTTTAGAAGTAGAGAAAACAAAGAAATACTCAACAAAATCAAAACCCAGCAACAAGACTTTTCCAATATTTATCCCGAAATCAATATCCCTTTCGAACAGATTAAACCCGGATTAAGATGCCCACATTGCAGAAAAATCGGTCACATTCAAATCGATGCGCGTATGCGATATGGCTTTTGTTTATATTGTTCAACTCAAACAAGCCGACAAAAATTATATTTAGACAATTTACTAGAATTGCACATCTTGAAACGCGAACCATTCACATTAAACGACGCAGAAAGATGGTGTGGAGGGAATAAATGGGCCATAAGAAAATTATGTAATAAACATTTCAAGAGAAAAGGTCAACACACAATTCAATACTTTACTTAA
- a CDS encoding VOC family protein, translating to MKIEKMDHVGIVVKDLQAVKHFFTTLGLELIGEQDVNGQWIKQIYGAEADEATIAMMKVPHGETVIELINFRGEIDSPEIFTHFPKYVGASHFAFSIQNIEQVVANLKSTTAHIIGDIIQYEDIYKLCYIKGPEGIFVELAEKL from the coding sequence ATGAAAATAGAAAAAATGGATCACGTTGGTATTGTCGTAAAGGATTTACAAGCTGTTAAACACTTTTTCACAACATTAGGACTAGAACTGATAGGTGAACAAGACGTTAACGGTCAATGGATAAAACAAATTTATGGTGCTGAAGCAGATGAAGCAACAATAGCAATGATGAAAGTTCCACATGGCGAAACAGTCATTGAGCTCATCAATTTCCGAGGTGAAATAGATAGTCCAGAAATCTTTACTCATTTCCCTAAATACGTGGGAGCAAGTCACTTTGCATTTTCAATCCAAAATATTGAACAAGTTGTTGCTAACTTAAAATCAACAACCGCACATATCATTGGCGACATCATTCAATACGAAGATATATATAAACTTTGTTATATCAAAGGTCCAGAAGGCATCTTTGTAGAACTAGCAGAAAAATTATAA
- a CDS encoding sodium-dependent transporter, translating to MEKQRDQWSSKLGFIMASAGAAIGIGAIWKFPYVAGQFGGGAFLLLFIIFTLFIGLPMLISEFIIGRSTNKEAVSAYDSLAPGSPWRITGRLGVVGCFLLLSFYSVVGGWITIYTLLGLTGNIMSDHANYGKIFEQTIGQPFTVLAGVFIFILMNVIVLNFGIKKGIERANNILMPLLFIFFIILVIRAVTLEGASEGLSFFFSFNLDDFAAEGVLYALGQSFFSLAVGFSCMVTYSSYLSKKESLPTSAATVSIMNIIVSILAGMAIFPVVYAFSLEPTEGPGLLFIVLPHVFSQMAFGSLFLTLFLLLFLFATLTSSFSQFEIIISAFEKDGKRSRTKIVWILGLLTFIACIPSSLSYGVLADVSIFGKSIFDATDYLVSNILLPIGCLLIAIFISFRMDQAIVKQEFQTGNTLSLKWFKAWKFLMRYIIPIIIIIVFICSL from the coding sequence TTGGAAAAGCAACGTGATCAATGGTCGTCTAAACTCGGATTTATTATGGCCTCAGCTGGTGCAGCTATTGGGATTGGTGCTATATGGAAGTTTCCATATGTAGCAGGACAATTTGGAGGCGGCGCATTTCTATTATTATTTATAATTTTTACGTTATTTATTGGATTGCCAATGCTTATATCAGAATTTATTATTGGTCGATCGACAAACAAAGAAGCAGTTTCAGCTTATGATTCATTGGCACCGGGATCGCCTTGGAGAATTACTGGACGATTAGGTGTCGTCGGTTGTTTCTTATTATTATCATTTTATAGTGTAGTTGGTGGCTGGATCACAATATATACATTATTAGGACTAACGGGCAACATTATGTCAGATCATGCTAATTACGGGAAAATCTTTGAACAAACAATTGGTCAACCATTTACCGTATTGGCAGGGGTATTTATATTTATCCTTATGAATGTGATTGTACTGAATTTTGGTATTAAAAAAGGTATTGAACGTGCGAATAATATCTTAATGCCATTATTATTTATTTTCTTTATCATTTTAGTGATACGAGCTGTGACTTTGGAAGGTGCATCTGAAGGATTGTCATTCTTCTTTAGTTTTAATTTAGATGACTTTGCTGCTGAAGGGGTATTGTACGCGTTAGGGCAATCATTCTTCTCACTAGCGGTTGGTTTCTCTTGTATGGTCACTTATAGTTCTTATTTAAGTAAGAAAGAAAGTCTACCTACTTCTGCTGCAACGGTGTCTATCATGAATATCATCGTTTCTATATTGGCAGGTATGGCAATCTTCCCAGTTGTTTATGCTTTCTCATTAGAACCAACTGAGGGACCTGGATTACTATTTATCGTATTACCACATGTATTTAGTCAAATGGCGTTTGGTTCATTATTCTTAACGTTATTTTTACTATTGTTCTTATTCGCGACACTGACATCATCATTTAGTCAATTTGAAATCATCATTTCAGCTTTTGAAAAAGATGGTAAAAGATCAAGAACTAAAATCGTATGGATTCTTGGATTACTAACATTTATCGCATGTATTCCATCATCATTATCATATGGTGTATTAGCGGATGTTTCGATATTTGGAAAATCGATATTCGATGCGACGGATTATTTAGTGAGTAACATATTATTACCGATAGGATGTCTGCTTATCGCAATATTTATTTCATTTAGAATGGATCAAGCAATCGTGAAGCAAGAGTTCCAAACAGGGAATACACTCTCGCTTAAATGGTTTAAAGCGTGGAAATTCTTAATGAGATACATTATTCCAATCATTATTATCATTGTATTTATATGTTCGCTATAG
- a CDS encoding LysR family transcriptional regulator yields the protein MEFKQLKYFVEIVRNGGMTQAADHLFVAQSTISKAVKNLENEFDIILFDRSKKHIKLTDTGEVFYDKAVEFLTLFDHLTLELNDIFEVQKGHIRLGLSPLIRVDLITNSLEKFHDKYSNVTYEVAEGGGKAVEHYLNKDEVDIGVTTLPVDSSKYNSVPLYREELFLVVNTAHRLAQHETVAIGELRDEEFLLLHDDYYLRDMVIENCRQAGFYPKTVAKISQLTFISNMIKRGLGISIVPKSIAEQMSEDVTMIELEGEKIYWHLGLIWKKGAYVNRVTQEWITFLKSSLE from the coding sequence ATGGAATTTAAACAGTTGAAATATTTTGTGGAGATTGTACGAAATGGTGGAATGACACAAGCGGCAGATCACCTGTTTGTTGCGCAATCAACAATTAGTAAAGCTGTTAAAAATCTTGAAAATGAGTTTGATATTATTCTGTTTGATCGCTCCAAAAAACATATTAAATTAACAGATACTGGGGAAGTATTCTACGACAAAGCAGTAGAATTCTTAACGCTATTTGATCACTTGACCTTAGAGTTGAACGATATATTTGAAGTTCAAAAAGGACATATAAGATTAGGGTTGTCGCCACTTATAAGAGTAGATTTAATTACGAATAGTCTTGAGAAGTTCCACGATAAATATTCGAATGTCACTTATGAAGTCGCTGAAGGTGGCGGTAAAGCGGTTGAACATTATCTTAATAAAGATGAGGTAGATATTGGTGTAACGACATTGCCAGTCGATTCATCTAAATATAATAGTGTTCCTTTGTATAGAGAAGAACTCTTTCTTGTTGTAAATACGGCGCATAGACTCGCACAACATGAAACTGTTGCTATTGGTGAATTAAGAGATGAGGAATTTCTCTTGTTGCATGATGATTATTATTTGAGAGATATGGTAATTGAGAATTGCCGTCAAGCTGGTTTTTATCCTAAAACAGTAGCGAAGATTTCTCAGCTGACGTTTATAAGTAATATGATCAAGAGAGGTCTAGGTATATCCATTGTGCCTAAGAGCATAGCCGAACAGATGAGTGAAGATGTTACGATGATCGAACTCGAAGGAGAAAAGATTTATTGGCATCTCGGACTCATCTGGAAAAAAGGCGCCTACGTGAATAGAGTGACTCAGGAATGGATTACATTTCTTAAATCATCACTTGAATGA
- a CDS encoding CidA/LrgA family protein → MHRFIKILIQVTLIYIITQVGSWLQVTLHIPIAGSIVGLALLFFLLLFKILPEKWIEGGANQLINIMVLFFVPSIVGVMDIANEIGPSYIIMGVLLIISTSLVALSSGYVCEKIVSSNKLNKEHT, encoded by the coding sequence ATGCACCGTTTTATAAAAATTTTAATTCAAGTAACTTTAATATATATCATTACGCAAGTTGGAAGTTGGCTACAAGTGACGCTTCATATTCCGATAGCTGGTAGTATTGTTGGTCTTGCGTTACTGTTTTTCTTATTATTGTTTAAGATTTTGCCAGAAAAATGGATTGAAGGTGGAGCTAATCAATTGATCAACATTATGGTGTTGTTCTTTGTACCATCGATTGTTGGTGTTATGGATATTGCGAATGAAATAGGTCCAAGTTATATTATCATGGGCGTGCTTCTTATTATTAGTACAAGTTTAGTCGCATTATCATCTGGATATGTTTGTGAAAAAATTGTAAGTTCAAATAAACTGAATAAGGAGCATACATGA
- a CDS encoding LrgB family protein produces the protein MIIKTIAMIVLTIVSFIVAKKLQIKYKHPLLNPALIASLFIIGILLLIGDDYNDYMAGGSWIHRFLDCSVVSLAYPLYKYRKMIVANFKIIFSSVLTGIVVNFVVIYGALFLLGYPSSTIVTILPRSMTAAVGIEVSHQMGGVDTLTVMFIIATGLIGSILGNFYITKAKFKSDLAKGLTYGNASHAFGTAKALETNIEAGAFSTIGMILTAVISAIMLPILYLITTHISLI, from the coding sequence ATGATTATTAAAACGATTGCTATGATTGTCTTAACAATAGTAAGTTTTATTGTAGCGAAGAAATTACAAATTAAATATAAGCATCCTCTGCTTAATCCGGCATTGATTGCTTCACTTTTCATTATTGGGATTCTGCTTCTTATCGGTGATGATTATAACGATTATATGGCAGGAGGATCGTGGATACACCGATTTCTAGATTGTTCAGTTGTAAGTTTAGCGTATCCATTATATAAATACAGAAAAATGATTGTAGCTAACTTTAAAATCATTTTTTCAAGTGTGTTAACCGGAATCGTCGTGAATTTTGTCGTTATATATGGTGCGTTGTTCTTATTAGGATATCCGAGTTCTACAATTGTAACTATTTTACCGCGTTCGATGACTGCAGCAGTAGGTATTGAAGTGTCTCATCAAATGGGTGGTGTAGATACGTTAACCGTGATGTTTATTATAGCTACTGGTCTTATCGGTAGTATCTTAGGTAATTTTTACATTACAAAAGCAAAATTCAAGAGTGATTTAGCTAAAGGATTAACGTACGGAAATGCATCTCATGCATTTGGAACAGCAAAAGCTTTAGAAACCAATATTGAAGCAGGGGCATTTAGTACAATTGGAATGATTTTAACAGCTGTAATTAGTGCGATTATGTTACCGATTCTGTATTTGATTACAACACATATATCTTTAATTTAA
- a CDS encoding BCCT family transporter — MKKERIMDWWTFYGTVVVLLIAVIPMMVFPKASQEVITGINDTISNSLGAWYLLLGLIVFGFVLYIAFGKYGNVTLGKASDRPEFNNFSWVSMLFCAGIGSDILYWGIIEWAYYYQVPPYGAQGMTDEALEYATMYGMFHWGPIAWSIYVLPALPIGYLVFVKKKPIYKISQACRPILKGQTDKFLGKLVDILFIFGLLGGAATSLALGVPMIAAGIERLTGLDGQNIVMRGTILIIITVIFAISAYTGLKKGIQKLSDINVWLTFLILGIVLIAGPTIFIMETTVSGFGNMLKNFFRMATWLEPFGGIGHRKETNFPQDWTIFYWSWWLVYAPFIGLFIARISKGRTLKEVVLGTIIYGTLGCVLFFGIFGNYAVFLQISGQFDVIQFLNSHGAESTIIEVMHQLPFPKIMIVLFLISAFLYLATTFDSGAYILAAATQKKVVGEPLKANRLFWAFALCLLPFSLMLVGGERALDVLKTASILASVPLTVIFVIMMISFIRTLSGDRIALQQRADKLKEVERRSLRIVQVREEREDDNL, encoded by the coding sequence GTGAAGAAAGAAAGAATAATGGACTGGTGGACTTTTTATGGAACTGTAGTTGTATTACTTATTGCAGTTATACCGATGATGGTATTTCCGAAAGCTAGTCAGGAAGTTATAACAGGTATTAATGATACGATATCGAATTCTTTAGGCGCTTGGTATTTATTACTTGGCTTAATTGTATTTGGATTTGTATTATACATAGCATTTGGTAAGTATGGAAATGTTACATTAGGTAAAGCGAGTGATCGCCCAGAGTTTAATAACTTTAGTTGGGTATCTATGCTATTTTGTGCCGGTATTGGTTCGGATATTTTATATTGGGGCATTATAGAGTGGGCATACTACTATCAAGTACCGCCTTACGGTGCACAAGGTATGACGGATGAAGCACTTGAATATGCAACGATGTACGGTATGTTTCATTGGGGGCCAATCGCATGGTCAATTTACGTATTACCTGCGTTGCCAATTGGTTATTTAGTATTCGTAAAGAAAAAACCAATCTACAAAATTAGCCAAGCATGTCGACCAATTTTAAAAGGACAAACAGATAAGTTTTTAGGAAAATTAGTAGACATTCTATTTATATTTGGTCTATTAGGCGGTGCTGCGACATCATTAGCATTAGGTGTGCCAATGATAGCAGCTGGTATAGAACGTCTGACAGGACTGGATGGTCAGAACATAGTTATGAGAGGAACCATATTAATTATCATAACCGTGATATTCGCAATCAGTGCTTATACCGGATTGAAAAAAGGTATTCAAAAACTGAGTGATATCAATGTTTGGTTAACATTTTTAATATTAGGTATCGTTCTGATTGCAGGACCAACAATCTTTATAATGGAAACAACGGTTTCTGGATTCGGAAATATGTTGAAGAATTTCTTCCGTATGGCTACGTGGTTAGAACCATTTGGTGGTATTGGACATAGAAAAGAAACAAACTTCCCACAAGACTGGACAATATTCTACTGGTCATGGTGGTTAGTATACGCGCCATTTATAGGGTTATTTATTGCTCGTATATCAAAAGGGCGTACTTTGAAAGAAGTTGTATTAGGTACAATTATTTACGGAACATTAGGTTGTGTATTATTCTTTGGAATATTTGGTAACTATGCAGTATTCCTACAAATTTCAGGACAATTTGATGTTATACAATTCTTAAATAGTCATGGCGCAGAATCGACGATTATAGAAGTCATGCATCAGCTACCATTCCCTAAAATAATGATTGTATTATTCTTAATATCAGCATTCTTATATTTAGCAACAACGTTTGATTCAGGTGCATACATTTTAGCAGCTGCAACACAGAAAAAAGTCGTTGGAGAACCATTAAAAGCCAATAGACTATTCTGGGCATTTGCATTATGTTTATTACCTTTCTCATTAATGCTTGTAGGAGGAGAGCGTGCATTAGATGTATTGAAGACAGCTTCGATATTAGCAAGTGTACCTTTAACCGTAATATTTGTGATTATGATGATTTCGTTTATACGAACGTTATCAGGAGATCGAATAGCCTTACAACAACGTGCGGATAAATTAAAAGAAGTCGAACGACGATCATTAAGAATTGTACAAGTTAGGGAAGAAAGAGAAGACGATAATTTATAA
- a CDS encoding phosphoadenylyl-sulfate reductase: MAEVLTYERFDTDPFKDIATDDETKGAYQILKWAYGHYGDSIVYSCSFGAEGMILIDLISKVKPDAKIVFLDTDLHFQETYDLIDRVKERYPSLNIELKKPDLTLEQQADQYEPALWTSDPNQCCYIRKIKPLEEVLSGATAWVSGLRREQSPSRQNTDFINKDERFHSIKVCPLIYWTWDDVWAYIERHDLTYNELHDFNYPSIGCIPCTSQVSSSGDSRDGRWSNFNKTECGLHTANNKPK; the protein is encoded by the coding sequence ATGGCAGAAGTGTTAACTTATGAACGTTTTGACACTGATCCTTTTAAAGATATTGCTACTGACGATGAAACAAAAGGTGCATATCAAATTCTTAAATGGGCATATGGGCATTACGGGGATTCAATAGTATATTCTTGTAGTTTCGGGGCTGAAGGTATGATTTTGATAGATTTAATTTCAAAAGTAAAACCTGATGCAAAAATAGTATTTTTAGATACGGATTTACATTTCCAAGAAACATACGATTTAATTGATCGTGTTAAGGAAAGATATCCTTCATTAAATATTGAACTTAAGAAACCAGATTTAACGTTAGAACAACAAGCAGACCAATATGAACCTGCGTTATGGACGAGTGATCCTAACCAATGTTGTTATATTAGAAAGATTAAACCTTTAGAAGAAGTGTTATCTGGTGCAACAGCTTGGGTTTCTGGCTTAAGAAGAGAGCAATCTCCAAGCAGACAAAATACAGACTTCATTAATAAGGATGAAAGATTTCATTCTATTAAAGTATGTCCATTAATATATTGGACTTGGGATGATGTATGGGCATATATTGAGCGACATGATTTAACTTATAATGAATTGCATGACTTTAACTATCCAAGTATTGGTTGTATTCCTTGTACATCACAAGTTTCGTCATCAGGTGATTCTCGTGATGGTAGATGGTCAAACTTCAATAAGACTGAATGTGGATTACACACAGCGAATAATAAACCTAAATAA
- a CDS encoding assimilatory sulfite reductase (NADPH) flavoprotein subunit, translating to MELKVTNSPFNQEQSEKLNQVFATLTNEQKVWLSGYLSASAIQANASDVTQATTATGVSSEPKLSKRAITVLFGSETGNAQGLAETLESKLKEKDFDVTIACMEDFKPKDLKKVEDLFIVTATHGEGDPPDNAITFHEFLHSRKAPKLNDLRYSVLALGDESYEFFCQTGKDFDKRLEELGAERLIPRVDCDLDFDEPAEKWMTEILETIGQASSQASTEQAQASAEDVSATQTYSRSNPFEAEILENIKLNGRGSNKEVRHIELSLEGFNEAFEPGDCIGIFPKNDPAVVSELINTLVWKPDESVVINDKGDTLPLEEALTSHFEITKLTKSIVTKAADIFGNGVLSEKVKKDRWIYGYVEGRDLIDLINDFPPEDLQTDALHQILRKLPAREYSIASSHQATPDEVHLTIGAVRYHAHDRDRNGVCSVQFAERLQPGDTVPLYLKKNPNFKFPKTNETPVIMIGPGTGVAPFRSYIQEKEELDLNNKAWLFFGEQHFTTDFLYQTEWQGWLKDGVLDKLSVAFSRDSEEKVYVQHRIEENSKEFYQWIQEGAAIYICGDEKCMAKDVHQAILNVIQTEGHYNEEEAEAFLTQLKKDRRYQRDIY from the coding sequence TTGGAATTAAAAGTAACAAACAGCCCGTTTAATCAAGAGCAATCTGAGAAATTAAATCAAGTGTTTGCAACGTTAACAAATGAACAAAAAGTTTGGTTGAGCGGTTATTTATCAGCTTCAGCAATACAAGCAAATGCTTCAGATGTAACACAAGCTACTACTGCAACAGGTGTTAGTAGTGAACCGAAATTATCTAAGAGAGCGATTACGGTTTTATTTGGTTCTGAAACTGGAAATGCACAAGGACTTGCTGAAACGTTAGAAAGTAAATTAAAAGAAAAAGACTTCGACGTTACAATCGCATGTATGGAAGATTTTAAACCGAAAGATCTTAAGAAAGTAGAAGATCTATTTATCGTTACAGCAACTCATGGTGAAGGTGATCCGCCTGATAATGCGATTACCTTCCATGAGTTTTTACATAGTCGTAAGGCACCTAAGTTAAACGATTTAAGATACTCAGTACTTGCATTAGGTGATGAGTCTTATGAATTCTTCTGCCAAACTGGTAAAGATTTTGATAAGCGTTTAGAAGAACTTGGCGCTGAAAGATTGATACCTAGAGTTGATTGTGACTTAGACTTTGATGAGCCAGCTGAAAAATGGATGACAGAAATTCTAGAAACAATTGGCCAAGCATCAAGTCAGGCATCTACTGAACAAGCACAAGCGAGTGCTGAAGATGTATCAGCAACACAAACTTATTCAAGATCAAATCCATTTGAAGCGGAAATTCTTGAAAACATTAAGTTGAATGGTCGCGGATCTAATAAAGAAGTGCGACATATTGAACTTTCACTTGAAGGATTTAACGAGGCGTTTGAACCTGGCGATTGCATTGGTATCTTCCCTAAAAATGATCCAGCAGTTGTATCTGAACTGATTAATACACTTGTTTGGAAGCCAGATGAAAGTGTTGTAATCAATGATAAAGGTGACACTTTACCACTTGAAGAAGCATTAACAAGTCATTTCGAAATTACAAAGTTAACAAAATCAATTGTGACTAAAGCGGCAGATATTTTTGGAAATGGTGTGTTATCAGAAAAAGTTAAAAAAGATAGATGGATTTACGGTTATGTAGAAGGTCGTGACTTAATTGATTTAATTAACGACTTCCCACCAGAAGATCTACAAACAGATGCGTTACATCAAATCTTAAGAAAATTACCTGCTAGAGAGTATTCAATCGCGAGTAGTCATCAAGCAACGCCGGATGAAGTTCATTTAACAATCGGTGCTGTGAGATATCATGCACATGATAGAGATAGAAATGGTGTATGTTCTGTTCAATTCGCTGAACGATTACAGCCGGGAGATACAGTTCCGCTTTACTTGAAGAAGAATCCAAACTTCAAGTTTCCTAAAACGAATGAAACACCAGTGATTATGATTGGACCAGGTACAGGTGTAGCACCGTTTAGATCTTATATACAAGAAAAAGAAGAGCTAGACCTAAATAATAAAGCGTGGTTATTCTTTGGAGAACAACACTTTACGACAGATTTCTTATATCAAACAGAATGGCAAGGTTGGTTGAAAGATGGTGTGCTTGATAAGTTAAGCGTAGCATTCTCAAGAGACTCTGAAGAAAAAGTATACGTCCAACATCGCATTGAAGAAAACAGTAAAGAATTCTATCAATGGATTCAAGAAGGTGCAGCGATATATATTTGTGGTGATGAAAAATGTATGGCTAAAGATGTACATCAAGCCATTTTAAATGTTATCCAAACAGAAGGTCATTATAACGAAGAAGAAGCAGAAGCATTTCTTACTCAGTTGAAAAAAGACAGAAGATATCAAAGAGATATTTATTAA
- the cysI gene encoding assimilatory sulfite reductase (NADPH) hemoprotein subunit: protein MSTQNLSDKLDEMEHIKNRSNYLRGTIQEGLADEITGAIAEDDTKLLKFHGSYMQDDRDIRDERRKQKLEPAYSFMIRVRVPGGTATADQWIAMDDISSQYANNTIKLTTRQAFQFHGILKRNLKSSMQSIHQAVMDSLAACGDVNRNVMCNPNPYQSGVHQEVDQLATEISDHLSPQTGAYHEIWLDDEKIIDTKEEVEPMYGKTYLPRKFKIGIAVPPSNDIDVYSQDIGLIAIIEDDQLVGFNVTVGGGMGMKHGNTATYPQVGKLLGYFPKEEAVDVCEKILTIQRDHGNRENRANARFKYTVDRLGLDWIREELNNRLGWEVEEPKPFEFKHNGDRYGWTEGSGKWHFTLFVQNGRVKDTEDYKLKTALREIAGIHKGDFRLTPNQNLIIANVSKSNKKAIQKIIDAYGLTDGEQYTGLRRNSMACVAFPTCGLAMAESERYLPTLIDKIEGLLDEAGLNEEEITIRMTGCPNGCARPALAEIAFIGKAPGKYNMYLGGGFTGDRLNKLFKENIGEDEILESLKPILIQYGKEKNDGEHFGDFVIRKGIIKEVHSGQDFHS, encoded by the coding sequence GTGAGCACTCAAAATTTATCCGACAAATTAGATGAGATGGAACACATTAAGAATAGAAGTAATTATTTAAGAGGAACAATTCAAGAAGGATTAGCAGATGAAATCACTGGCGCTATAGCTGAAGATGATACGAAACTGCTTAAATTCCACGGTAGTTATATGCAAGACGATAGAGATATTCGTGACGAACGTCGTAAACAAAAGCTAGAACCAGCGTACAGCTTTATGATTCGTGTCAGAGTACCAGGTGGAACAGCAACAGCTGATCAATGGATTGCTATGGATGATATTTCATCACAGTATGCAAATAACACTATTAAATTAACAACAAGACAAGCATTCCAATTCCACGGCATTTTAAAAAGAAATTTAAAAAGCTCAATGCAAAGTATTCATCAAGCAGTGATGGATTCATTAGCAGCGTGTGGTGACGTAAACAGAAACGTTATGTGTAACCCAAACCCATATCAATCAGGTGTGCATCAAGAGGTAGATCAATTAGCTACAGAAATAAGTGATCACTTATCTCCACAAACTGGTGCTTATCATGAAATATGGTTAGATGATGAGAAAATCATTGATACTAAAGAAGAAGTAGAACCAATGTATGGTAAGACGTATTTACCTAGAAAATTCAAAATTGGTATCGCTGTACCACCTTCAAATGATATCGATGTATATTCACAAGATATTGGTTTAATCGCAATCATTGAAGATGATCAATTAGTCGGTTTCAATGTCACTGTAGGTGGCGGTATGGGTATGAAGCACGGTAATACAGCAACATATCCTCAAGTAGGTAAATTACTTGGCTATTTCCCTAAAGAAGAAGCTGTTGATGTTTGTGAAAAAATATTAACAATTCAACGTGATCACGGTAACAGAGAAAATAGAGCAAATGCACGATTTAAATATACTGTTGATCGATTAGGTTTAGATTGGATTCGTGAAGAATTGAATAATCGTTTAGGTTGGGAAGTAGAAGAACCTAAGCCATTCGAATTTAAACATAATGGTGATCGTTACGGTTGGACTGAAGGAAGTGGCAAATGGCACTTTACTTTATTCGTTCAAAACGGACGTGTCAAAGATACAGAAGACTATAAATTAAAAACAGCATTACGAGAAATTGCTGGCATTCATAAAGGTGATTTTCGTTTAACACCAAACCAAAACTTAATCATCGCTAATGTTTCAAAATCTAATAAAAAAGCAATTCAAAAAATTATCGATGCATATGGATTAACGGATGGTGAACAATACACTGGCTTAAGAAGAAATTCAATGGCATGTGTAGCATTCCCAACATGTGGTTTAGCAATGGCTGAATCAGAACGTTATTTACCAACATTAATTGATAAAATTGAAGGCTTGTTAGACGAAGCTGGACTCAACGAAGAAGAAATTACAATTCGTATGACTGGCTGTCCAAACGGTTGTGCAAGACCAGCATTAGCAGAGATTGCATTTATCGGAAAAGCACCAGGTAAATACAATATGTATCTTGGTGGCGGATTTACAGGTGACCGTTTAAACAAACTGTTTAAAGAAAATATTGGTGAAGATGAAATTTTAGAAAGCTTAAAACCAATTCTTATTCAATACGGTAAAGAGAAAAATGATGGAGAACACTTTGGAGACTTTGTTATACGTAAAGGCATTATTAAAGAAGTGCACTCAGGACAAGACTTTCATAGTTAA